The Longimicrobiales bacterium genome contains a region encoding:
- a CDS encoding nuclear transport factor 2 family protein gives MRHRALGLGLVLLVFGAVPNISAQEAEVEAAVHATLGAWSAGEYADFVAQYQADARGFFLDGGPLMDGGFNVALLQAAANAGFAADVDVQDLDVQIHGQTAISVAYLTGSLTLPGGLVMPGTWRYSETRVSTDDGWKVIQFHVSPQEGM, from the coding sequence GTGCGTCATCGCGCTTTAGGTTTGGGCTTGGTTCTGCTGGTCTTTGGAGCGGTTCCGAACATCTCCGCGCAGGAGGCCGAAGTCGAGGCCGCCGTGCACGCCACCCTCGGCGCATGGAGCGCCGGAGAGTACGCCGACTTCGTCGCCCAGTATCAGGCGGACGCTCGTGGCTTCTTCTTGGACGGAGGCCCGCTGATGGATGGCGGCTTCAATGTCGCCTTGCTTCAGGCTGCTGCGAACGCAGGATTTGCGGCCGACGTCGACGTCCAAGATCTCGACGTGCAGATCCACGGGCAGACCGCCATTTCCGTTGCGTACCTGACCGGGTCGCTCACACTCCCCGGAGGACTCGTCATGCCCGGCACGTGGCGGTACTCCGAGACTCGCGTCTCCACAGACGACGGATGGAAGGTGATCCAGTTCCATGTCTCCCCACAGGAAGGGATGTAG